The sequence below is a genomic window from bacterium.
TCACCGACCTCGCGTACGACGAGCTCAACCGCATCACCGCCATCACCGACCGCAGGGGCGGCGCCGTCGTGGCGAGCGAGCGCTACGTCCTCGACGAGCTCGGCAACCGCATCGGCGTCGAGCGCGAGGACGGGAGCCGGATCGAGTACACCTACGACGCGCTCTCGCGCGTCACCCGCGAGCGTCGTCTCGCTCCCGGGGCGGTGCTGACGGTCGATCTCGTCTACGGCTACGACGCCGCCGGCAATCTCGTCACCGCCGGGCCGGCGGGAGCACCGGCCAGCTTGGCGTACAACGCCAACGATCAACTCACCTCGGGCGGCGGCGTGACCTACACGTACGACGGCGCCGGGCGGCGCGTACGCGAGGCCTGGACGGACATGGGGATGCCGCGCGTCGTCACCTACGAGTGGGACGCGCGCGACCGACTCACCGCGTTCCGCGCCACCACCGGCGCCACCACGACCTACGCCTACGACGGCGACGGCACGCGCGTCGCCAAGGGCGGGGCGGGCGGCGCGATCGAGTATCTGGTCGACCGCCACAACGCCACCGGCTACTCGCAGATCGTGCGCCAGCGCGGCGGGTCGGTCGATCGCAGCTTCGTCTACGGCACGCGCCTGCTGGAGACCTTCGACGGCGGTACGCCGCGCTACCGGCTCTTCAACCACATCGGTTCGACGCGCTTCGACACCGCGCCCGACGGCACGATCGCGGACGCCTTCGACTACGATGCGTACGGCAATGCGTTGGGCGGCGCCGACCCGACCGGCGGGCCGCACCGATTCGCCGGCGAGGAGCTCGATGCCGAGTCCGGCCTCACCTATCTGCGAGCGCGCTACTACGATGCGGCGACGGGCGCCTTCCTCTCGCGGGATCCTCAGCCGGGCGGCGACGGCGACGCGCTGTCGCAGCACCGCTATCTGTATGCCGCCGGCAACCCGGTGAACCGCACCGATCCCTCCGGCCGCTTCACGCTGCCCGAGGCGTTGGTGTCGTCGTATCAGCGCCTGCAGGCGGCCGGACAGAACGTGCTACGGGCCCGACGCGGTCTCAGCCAGGCAAAGGACGTCACGGCGACGACGATGCGCACGCTCGGCGGCGTGCTGGCCATCGACGCCATCCTCGAGGCGATGACCAACAACCGCCGCGTCGAGCGCTGGTTTGGCGGCGGCGCCGCGGCGAATGTGTATCAGCTCGATGAACTCGGCAGCGCCGCGACCGGCGCCGTCGAGATCATCGCCGCCGTCGCACTGGGGCGTGCCGCCATCGACATGCTCAACGGCCGCGAGATCGTCTTCACCATTCAGGGCTTCGGCCTGGTCGCCAGCGGCAGCCCCGGCGACCTCGCGCAGGTGACGCGCAACGAAGGCTATTCGGCGCACTGCGAGAACCGGGTCACGGCCCGCGCCTTCGCGGTGCGGCCGGTGCGGCCCGGGGGGTCGTGGGGCATCCATCTCTGCGCCTCGTTCTTCGGACAGACCCCCATGCCCACGGCCGAGAACCTGACGGCGCAGGGGCGTGCCTCCATGCCCGGCCTGCTGGTGCACGAGTTCATGCACGTCATCTCCAACGAGCGGATCGGCGACCGCACCTACCAGTGCGCGCTGACCTACCAGGACGCGGCGGGCAGATCGCGGGCCGGGGTGGAAGCGAGCGCGCTCGTGCCGGGTGCCAATCTGTTCGTCGCCGACGCCTACCGGTGCTGGGTCGAGGACGCGGCGGTCGGCGCGCCGAACCCCAACACGCCGAACCCCTGGGCTCCCTGAGGCGGCGCACGGGCCGCAGCGGCTCGCCAGCCGGCCGCGTCCGGCGGCGTGGTGGCGCTGGTCGCCATCATCGCCATCCTGGTGGTCGATCGCAGCGAGCCGGAGTACGAGTTGGTGCAGACCCGCCTGCCCAACACCGTGCCGCCGGGCGGCATCCACTGCGCGCCGGCGTGCGCGCCGGATCCCCAGGGGCTGCCGCTGCTCTGCTGGTGAGCGCCGCGCCGGCGGGGCGCGGCCCGCTCAGACGACCGCGCCGACGCGCAGCGGCGGCTCGACGTTGGCCGCCAGCGGGCTGGGCTCGATCCGCGCCTGCTCGTGGCTGCCGAGGGTGAGCACCTCGACGCCGCGCTCGGTGACCAGCAGCGTGTGCTCGAACTGCGCCGAGAGCGAGCCGTCGACGGTCACCGCCGTCCAGCCGTCCCGCAGCACCTGGCAGCGCCAGTCGCCGAGGTTGATCATCGGCTCGATGGTGAACGTCATCCCCGGCAGCAGGCGTTCGCCGCTCCCCGGCTTGCCGTAGTGCAGGATCGCCGGCGCGGTGTGGAACAGACGCCCGATGCCGTGCCCCGAGAACTGGCGCACCACCGAGTAGCCGCGCGGCTCGACGAAGCTCTGGATGGCGTGTCCGATGTCGCCGGTGGTGGCGCCCGGCCGCACCGCCGAGATGCCGCGCCACAGCGCGCGGTAGGTATCCTGCACGAGCTGGCGCGCTTTCGGCGACACCTCGCCGATCAGGAAGGTGCGCGACGCGTCGCCGTGGAAGCCATCGAGGATCGGGGTGACGTCGACGTTGACGATGTCGCCCTCGCGCAGCACCCGTTCGGGATCGGGGATGCCGTGGCAGACGACGTCGTTGACCGAGGTGCAGCAGTGCGCCGGGAAGCCGTGGTAGCGATACGGGGCGCTGACCGCGCCGCGGGCCCGGGTCGCCTCGTCGACCAGGCGGTCGATGTCGGCGGTGCTCATGCCCGCCCGGATCTGCCCCTCGACGAGGTCGAGCAGCTCGCCCGCGAAGCGGCCGGCGGCGCGCATCTTCTCGATCTCGAACGGCCCGAGGGTCGACGCGCCCGGGCGTCGGTCGTCCTTCCGCTTGCGCTTCTTGCGCGTCATAGGAGTCGGCAGGATAGCCGACGCCCGCGAGTTGGCCAACCGGGTCCGTGCACCGGGTCCGTGCCGGGGGGCCGAGGCGTCCGCGTCGGCCCCCCGAGGGACGACACCGCGCCGCGTTGCCGGGGGACGGCCGCTCCGCTAGGCCTGCCCGCCGGGAGGCGCGATGAACTACTGGCTGATGAAATCGGAGCCCGGCACCTACAGTTGGGCCGATCTGCAGCGCGACCGCCGCACGGTCTGGGACGGCGTCCGCAACTTCCAGGCGCGCAACAACCTGCGCGCCATGCGGCCCGGCGACCTGGCCCTGTTCTACCACTCGGTCAACGAGCGCAGCATCCCCGGCGTGGCGCGCATCGCCTCCGCTCCCTATGCCGACCCCAAGGCGCCGGACTGGACGGTGGTGGACGTCGAGCCCGTCCACGCCCTGAAAACGCCGGTGACGCTCGAGCGCATCAAGGCGGAACCGGCGCTGCGCGAGATGGTGCTGCTGCGGCAGTCGCGGCTGTCGGTGCAGCCGGTGCGCAAGGCGGAGTTCGACGCCATCGTGAAGATCGGCGGCCGGCAGCGTTGACGGCCGCCGGCGCGCGGCGGACGCGGGCTGCCAGCCCGCGCTAGACGATCTCGCGCTCGGTGGCGACGAAGAGCGTCGAGCGGCCGAGGTCGATGAAGCGCCGCTCGTCCTCGAGCAGCGCGAGGCTGGCGGCGCGGCCCTGCGGGCTCGCGGTCGCCGCCGCCAGCTCCTCCGCCGAATCCCACCAGAGCTCGGCGACCCCGTCGTAGCCGGGGAGCGCGCCGCGGTTCGCCTGCAGCGCCGCGTCGAGCGCCCCGTCCCCGGCGTGCGACTGCACGTAGCGACGGATCCGCAGCGCCGCCGCGTGCCGCCGCACCAGCGGCCCGTGCGTCTCCAGCCAGTAGCGCTGGAACTCCCCGCGGCTCAGGCGCGGCAGGCGGTGCAGGCAGAAGAGGAGCTTGAGCATGGGAGTGCGCGGGGCGCCATCGCGCCGGCGGCGCCGGCTCAGATCGCCCGTTCCCTGCCCGCCCAGTACGGGTCGCGCAGCTTGCGCTTGTACAGCTTGCCGTTGGGATCGCGCGGCATGCTGTCGACGAAGTCGATCGAGCGCGGCGCCTTGTAGCGGGCGATGTGTTCGCCGCACCAGGCGAGGATCTCCTCGGCGAGCGCCGGGCCCGGCGTGACACCGGGCGCCGGTTCGACCACCGCCTTCACTTCCTCGCCCCAGTCCTCGTGCGGGATGCCGAAGACGGCCGCGTCGGCGATCTTCGGATGCTGGAGAAGCTGCGCCTCGACCTCGGTCGGATAGATGTTCACGCCGCCGGAGATGATCATGTCGATCTTGCGATCGCAGAGGAACAGGTAGCCGTCGGCGTTCAGGTAGCCGATGTCGCCGACGGTGAAGAAGCCGTCGCGCCGGTTGGCCGCCGTCTTGCCATCGTCCTTGTGGTATTTGAAGTCGGCGGCGCCGAGCGCCATGTACACGGTGCCCGGCGCGTCGACCGGACAGGGATTGCCGGCGTCGTCGTAGATGCGGATCTCCGAGCTCGGCCAGGCGCGGCCGACGGTGCCGGGGTAGCGCAGCCACTCCTCGGGCGTCACCAGCGTGCCGCCGCCCTCGCTGGCGGCGTAGTACTCGTAGATCACCGGTCCCCACCACTCGAGCATGCGGCGCTTGACGTCCACCGGACACGGCGCGGCGGCGTGCACCATGTGGCGCAGCGACGACACGTCGTAGCGGCGCTTCACCTCCTCGGGCAGCGCCAGCAGGCGGTGGAACTGGGTCGGCACCATGTGGCTGGTGGTGACCCGATGGCGCTGGATCGCCTCCAGGCACAGCTCCGGCGTCCACTTGTCCATCAGCACCACGGTGTGGCCGTAGTGCAGCGACGAGGCGGCGAACACCAGCACCGCGGTGTGGTAGAGCGGCGAGCCGCAGAGGTGGACGTTGTCGGCGTGCGGCTGGATGCCGAACATGCCGAGGAACATCGCGAACATCGAGCAGACGGCGTCGGGATCGTAGGGCGCCAGCGGCCGCCGCACCCCTTTCGGACGCCCGGTGGTGCCCGAGGTGTAGTTCATCACCTGCCCGGCCACGCGGTCGCCCGGCAGCTCGGCCGACTGCCCCTCGACGAGGCTGGCGAAGGACCGGAAGCCCGGCACCGTGCCGACCGCGTAGCAGGCGCTCTCCGGCAGCCCGGCCTCGCGCGCCGCGCCGGCGCAGATGGCGGCGAAACGCTCGGCGCCGATGAACGCCTTCGCCTCGCAGTCGCCGACGATGTAGCCCACCTCGCCGGCGGTGAGGTGGTTGTTGATCGGCGTCAGGTACCACCCCGACTGCATGGCGGCGAGGTAGGTGACGATCATCGCCGCGCCGTTCGGCAGGCAGGTGGCGACGCAGTCGCCCTGCTGCAGGCCGAGCGCCCGCAACCCGTGCACCAGGCGGTTGGCCTCGGCCAGCAGCTCGCCGGCGCGCCACGCGCGCCCGTCGGGCTCGACCAGCGCCAGGTGCTGGGGGTCGCGCTGGGCGAGATTCCAGAATCCGTACTCTGACATGGGCGGCTCTCCGCGATGCGGCGCGACCGCATCGGTCGCGCCGCACCCTGGGTTGAGACGTGACTACTTGCTGGCCGGCTTCTCAGCCGGCTTCTCGGCCGGGTTCGGGGCCGCGCCCGGGGCGCCCGACGCGCCGGCCGCCGGCTTCTCGATCTCCAGCAGCTCCACCTCGAAGACCAGCGGCGCGCCCGGCTTGATCTTCGGCGGCGCCCCGCGGTCGCCGTAGGCGATGCTCGACGGGCAGATGATCTTCGCCTTGCCGCCGACCTTCATCTTCTGCACCGCCTCGGTCCAGCACGGGATGACGCGGTTCAGCGGGAAGGTCGCCGGCGTGCCGCGCTCCTTCGAGCTGTCGAACACGGTGCCGTCGCGCAGCGTGCCGTGGTAGTGCACCTTCACCGTGTCGGTGGCCTTCGGGCTCTCGCCGTTGCCCGGCGCCAGCTCGAAGAAGATGAGGCCGCTCTCGCTCTTCTGCGCGCCCTTCTCCTTCGCCATCTTGTCGAGGAAGCCCTGGGCGTCCTTCTTCTCCGCCTCGGCCGCCGTCTTGGCCCGATCCTGGGCGAGCTGCTGCAGCTTGGCGCGGTAGTCCTTGAGGTCGATCTGCTCCTTGTTCGCCAGCCCGTCCACCAGTCCCTGCTGGACCAGCTTCACCTCGTCCGGCGTCAGGTAGTAGGGCTGTAGGCTCTGCGACAGCGCGACACCGAGCGCGTAGATCGTCTTCTGTTCGTCGGTGTCCAGTTTCGCCTGGCTGAATGCCGGCGCGGCCAGGCCCAAGACCAGGGCCAGCACGGTGGTGGTGCGGGTGAACATGCATTCTCCTTTCGAGAGTGGGTGGGCGAAGACCAGCCGCCCACGTCTAGCCGAATCCCCCGAGAGCTGCCAAGCGGCGGCGGCGTCCGCGGCGCCTCCAGGTGAGAAGACGAGGAATCCCATCCCGCCGTGCAGCAAAAGGGGCGCTTCGGCCGTGCCTTAGAGAATGGGCGCTGGTAGCGTGAGCGCCACGAAGGAGCCGCCCCTGCCGCCGACCGCCGCCATCCGCCGCCTGCTCGTGTTCGCCGCCACCGTCATCGCCACCCCCGCCCTGGCGACGACCGCCGACGACCTCTGCGCCCCGTCCGCCAATCCCTGCACCATCACCGGCACCAAGACGGTCACCCCCGGCTCGGTCATCGACGTCGGCAGTCGGCGTCTGTCGATCCTCGGCACGCTCAACCTGACCAGCGGCGCCATGACGCTGCGCGCCGGGGAATTCCGCATCGAGAGCGGCGGCAAGCTGCAAGGCAAGGGGACCACCAGCATCGCCGGCGCGACCATCACCGTCGTCGCGGACAGCGTGCTCGCCGCCGGCCGCGCCGACCTCTCCGGCGCTCCCGGCGGCACGCTGATCATCACCAGCAGCGGCCCGCTGATCGTCACCGGCAGCATCGACGCGTTCAGCAACGCCCAGAGCGGCGGCGCGGTCAGCCTCACCGGCACCGACGTCACCATCTCCGGCAGCGTCGACGTGCACGGCGGACCGGACAGTTTCGGCGGCGACGTGAAGGTGATCGCCAGCGGCAGCCTCTCCCTCGGCGGCAGCCTGACGGCAACCGGCGGCGACGGCGGCAGCGTCACGCTGACCAGCGCGGGCGCCGCCACCGTCAGCGCCAGCGCCGTCGTCACCACCAGCGCCAGCCGCACCGCCGGCAGCGGCGGCGAGATCACCGCCACCGCCGGCGGCGACCTGGTGATCGAGGGCGATCTCACCGCCAACGGCCGCAGCGGCAATGCCGACGACGGCGGCGGCGACGGCGGCTCGATCTCGCTCACCGGCGCCAGCATCCGCGCCGAGCGCGCCGCCAATCGCATCGCCGCGGTGGCGGGCAGCCCGGACGGCGTCGGGGGCGAGATCGAGCTCATCGCCGACATCGGCGACCTCAGCCTGCGCGGCCGCATCGATGCCTCGTCGCCCGGCAGCGACGGCAGCGGCGGCACCATCAGCCTCGACGCCGGCGGCGCCATCGCCCTCGGCGGCTCGATCCAGATCGGCGGCGGCGCGGATGGCGGCGGCGACGTCGACATCAGCAGCGAGACCACCATCACCGTCGCCGCCGGCGCCACCGTCAACGCCGCCGCCAGCGGCACGGGCGGGGGCGGCACCATCGACCTCGATGGCGCCGAGGTCGTCGTCGCCGGCAGCCTGATCGCCGACGGCGGCAACACCGCCGGCAGCACCGGCGGCAGCATCCGGCTCACCGCCTGCGAGCTGCGGATCGCCACCGGCGGCCGTCTCTCCAGCCTGCGCCCCTCCGGCGACAACACCCTGGTCGGCCGCGACCACAGCAGCATCGCCGGCACCCTGCGCGCCGACGTCGCCACGGGACTGAACCGCGCCCGCTACGCCGGCCCGGGCCACGCGCCGCAGATCCTCGCCGGCGCCTCGATCCAGCCGGCGCTGACGCTGGTGCAGGACGCCGCCATCATCCCCTGCGCCGGGGTCGACACGCCGACGCCGACGCCGACCGTCACCGTCACCGTGCCGCCGGGTTCCACCGACACGGCGACGCCGCCCCCCACGCCGACCGGCGACGCCCCGAACGGCTCGCCCAGCGAGACGCCGACCCCCACGCCGACGCCGCCGTTCTGCGTCGGCGACTGCACCGGCGACGGCAGCGTCTCGGTCGCCGACCTGATCGTCGGCGTCAACATCGCCCTCGGCAATCAGCCGGTCGACAACTGCCCCGCCTTCGACGTCAACGGCGACGGCATGGTGTCGATCAGCGAGCTGATCCAGGCGGTCGGCAACGCGCTCGACGGGTGCTGAACGCCGCGCCGACCGCGCGCGGCGCGCCAGCGCCCGACACTCACGTCGTCAGCACGACGACCGCGCTGCCCGGCGTCGTCTTCTTGCCCTCCGGGTTCTCGGTCCAGACCTCGAGCTCGACCAGCTTCTCGCCGTTCTCCTCCCACTTCCGCTTCACCCGGCCGCGGCAGACGATGTCCTGATGGGGGAAATCCATGCCGCGATACTGGCAGGCGATGCGGCGCACGCGGCCGTGATGACCGAGCCAGTTGGAGACCAGCTCGCCGAGCGCCGCGTACTTGAAGCGGCCGTGGACGATGATCGAGCCGATCTCCTTGGCCTGCGGAAAGTTGAAATCGTAGTGCAGCGGATTGAAGTCGCCCGAGCCGGCGGCGTACTTCACCAGTTGTTCGACGTCCGGCTTCTTGCGCAGCTCGGGCAGCGCGTCGCCTTCGTTGACCGATTCCCAGGTGATCGCCACGACGGCCTCCGCTCAATAGAAGATGGCCTGGCCGCGCTGCACCGCGACGCGCTGGCCGAGCTGGTTGGTGTACACGGTCTCGGTGGTCATCAGCAGCATCTTGCCGAGCGAGGGACTGACGCGAACGTCGAGGCCGGCGATGCGCGACACCACGGTCAGCGTGTCGCCGGCGCAGATGTCGCCGAAGTATTCGGTGTCGGTGCCGCCGTCGAGCAGCCCCTTGAGACCGTGGTTGACGCCGACCCGCGCCGCCCGCGGCGCGCTGAAGGTGTTGTCCGACTCGCCGGGAATGAACACCGGCGTGCCGAGATAGGTCGGCGGCGCCGGCAGGTTGCGGTAGCCGGCCGCCTGCGCCGCCGCGACGTCGAAGTAGACGCGGTCGGTGTAGCCGACGCCGCGCGCGAAGGCGCGCACGCTGGTCGTCGTCACCTCGGCCGTCCACGGCGGCGACTCGCGCCCGATCTGGGCCCGCATCTCGTCGCTGAGCTCGAATGCCTTCGCCATCGCCTGCCTCCCTCGCGGCCGGCCGTATAACGGGCAGCGGTCGCGGTGGCAACGGACCGGCGGCGTGCGGCATCCGGTCGCACGCCTTGACCTTGCCGAACCGGGCGCGCACTGTTTTGCACGGTGTTCATGCGGCGCATTCTTCTGCTCGCTGCCCTCGCGACCCTCGCGGCCGGACCGGCGGTCGCCGAGACCCCGTACGCGCTGCAGTTGCCGCGCGGCTTCCCGGCCCCGAACATCCCGGCCGACAATCCGCTCACCTGGGAGAAGATCGAGCTCGGGCGCTTCCTCTTCTACGACACCCGCCTGTCCGGAAATCAGACCTTCGCCTGCGCCACCTGCCATCAGCAGGCGTTGGCGTTCACCGACGGCCGCCCGCGCGCCGTCGGCTCGACCGGGGAGAGCCACCCGCGCGGCTCGATGTCGCTGGCCAACGTCGCCTACGCCGGCACCCTCGCCTGGAACAACCCCGGGCTCTTCGCGCTCGAGACGCAGGCGTTGATCCCGATGTTCGGCGAGCACCCGATCGAGCTCGGCCTCACCGGCAGGGAGGAGGAGCTGTTCGCCCGCCTGAAGGCCGACGCCCGCTACCGGCGCCTGTTCGCCGAAGCGTTCCCGGGCGAGGCGGATCCGGTGTCGCTCGACGCCATCACCAAGGCCATCGCCTCCTTCGAGCGGACCCTGATCTCCGGCAACTCGCCGTACGACCGCTACGCCCTCGGCCTCGACGACAACGCCATCTCCGCCTCCGCCAAGCGCGGCGAGGTGCTGTTCTTCGATGCCGACTTCGGCGCCGGCGTCTTCCGCGAATGCTCGCACTGCCACGGCGGCTTCAACTTCACCGCCTCGGTCGACCACTCGGGCACCATCGCCGAGCGGCCGATGCACAACAACGCGCTCTACAACCTGCGCTGCGCCGACTTCGGCCTGCCCGACATCGACCTGCCGCAGTGCGACACGACGCCGCCCGCGACCCAGTGCAGCGGCACCGGTCCACAGGCGATGGGCTGCTACCCGCCCGACAATACCGGCGCCTACAGCATCACCGGCAAGAGCGGCGACATGGGCAAGTTCAAGGCGCCGACCCTGCGCAACATCGCCGTCACCGGCCCGTACATGCACGACGGCAGCATCGCCACCCTCAGCGAGGTGCTCGACCACTACGCCGCCGGCGGCCGCACGATCAGCGACGGCCCCTACGCCGGCGTCGGCGCGGCGAGCCCGGCGCGCGGCCAGTTCATCGTCCGCTTCAACCTCACCGACAAGCAGCGCGCCGACCTGCTCGCCTTTTTCGACGCGCTCACCGACCAGGACTTCCTCACCAATCCGCGCTTCGCCGACCCGTTCCAGCCCGTCGCCTGCCCCGGCGACTGCTCGCTCGACGGCACCGTGACGGTGAACGATCTGGTCGCCGCGGTCGGCGTCAGCCTCGGCGATACCTCGCTGGCGCTGTGCGTGGCGGCCGACGAGGACGCCGACGGCGCGGTCAGCGTCGGCGAGCTGATCCGCGCCGTGCGCTCGCTGCTCGACGGATGCGCCGCCTGAGCGCGGCGGCGGCGGTCGCCGCCGTCGTCCTCGCGGCGACCGCGGCGCGCGCGACCGAGATCGACCAGCGCCTCGCGACGGTGCTGCGCCAGCCCGGCTGTCGCGGCGCCAAGGTCGCGGCCCTGGTGGTCGACGCCGCCTCCGGCGCCGAGCTGTTCGCCCACGATGCCGAGACGCCGCTGGCCCCGGCCTCGAACATGAAGGTCCTGACCGCGGTCGCCGCGTTGGCGGCCTTCGGTCCGGCGCACCAGTTCACCACCACCGTCGCCAGCGATCGCCCGCTCGACGCCGACGGGAGCGTCGGCGTGCTGGCGCTGCGCGGCGGCGGCGATCCGGCGCTCACCTCCGAAGAGTTGTGGCGGCTGGCCGCCGACCTGCAGCGGCGCGGCCTGCGCCGGGTGCGCGACGGCCTCCTGCTCGACGACTCGTACTTCGACGGCGAGCGCTGGAACCCGGCCTGGGGCGCCCCCTCGGCCCGCGCCTACCACGCGCCGGTGTCGGCGCTCACCGCCAACTACGGCGCCTTCTCGGTCGAGATCGCGCCGCCGGCGCGCGCCGGGCTGCCGGCGCGGGTCAGCATCGACCCGCCGCTGCCGTTCTTCGCCCTCAGCGATGCCGTGCGGGTCGGCGGCGACGCGCCGATCAGCGTCGAGCGCGACAGCGACGGCGGACGCGAGCGGGTCCGCGTCGGCGGCAGCGTCCGCGCCGGCGCCGCCGCCACCACCGTGCAGCGCAGCGTCACCGATCCGGTGCGCTACACCGCCGCCCTGCTCCGCCTGCAGCTCGCCGCGCTCGGCATCGCGGTCGAGGGTCCCGATCGGCTCGGCCCCCTGCCGCCGGACTATCGCGAGCTGCTCGCCTACCGCGGCCAGCCGCTGCGCGACATCGCCGCGTTGCTGATGAAGTGGAGCAACAACAACATCGCCGAGATGCTGGTGAAGAACCTCGGGGCGCGCGCCAGCGGCGCGCCGGGGAGCTGGGCGAGCGGCATCGCCGCCGTGCGCGCGCAACTGGCGGCCCTCGGCATCGAGCAGAACGGGCTGTCCATGCTCGACGGCTCCGGCCTCGCCGCCGCCGATCGGGTGACGCCGCGCACCCTGGTGAGCGCGCTGCGCGTCGCCCGCGCCTCGTTCGCCTTCGGCGCCGAGCTCGCCGCCGCCCTGCCGATCGCGGGCCGCGACGGCACGTTGGCGCACCGCGCCGGCGGGGCGCTCGACCGCGCCCGCGCCAAGACCGGCATGATCAACGGCGTCGCCTCGCTGTCCGGCTACGCCCGCGCCGGCGACGGCCGCGAGCTCGTCTTCTCCATCCTCAACAACGAATCCCCCGCCGGCGACCTGGCCGCCGTCGCCTGCAACGACGCCTTCGTCGAAGCCCTGGTGCAATAGCCGGAGGCCGCGCGGGAGCGCGGCCCAGGCTCACAGGGTGAGCGTGAAGTCGTCGATCAGCGCCCCGGGCAGGCGGGCGCTGTCGCGCGAGCGCTGGAAGTAGGTTCCCGGGTCGAGGATCAGCTCGCGCTCGGCGGTGAGACCGATCAGGCGCTCGCCGAGCATGCGGTACACGGTCTCGTCGAAGCGCATGACGTCGATCGGCGACTGGATCACCCCGCCCTCGACCCAGAAGGTCGCGAAGCGGGTCATCCCGGTGGTCCGGCACGCGGCGCGGTCGGAGAAGTTCAGGTACCAGAGGTTGCCGACGTAGATGCCGGTGCCGAGCTCGCCGAGCACGCGGTCGAGCGGCAGGGTCCCCGCCGCCATCTCGAGCGACGACGGCGTCTCCCCCGCCGAGGCGCCGTTGGTTGCCACCCCGTACTCGATCGCCGAGCGCGGCGACACCAGGCAGTCCCGATACGACCCGCCCTCGATCAACGACACCCGCGGCGGACGGATGAACCCCGCGTCCTGGAAGCCCGGCGCGATCCCTTCGGCGGTGTGCTCGGCCAGCGACACGTCCGGGTGCAGGCGGACCCCTTCCTCGATCATCTTGAGCAGCGGCGTCGTCTTCGTCCGGTGGGCGCGCAGACCGAAGCCGCCCCAACCGAGAACGCTCATCAACTCCCACAGCGCCGCCGGCGCCAGGTACACCCGATAGCGGCCCGGCGGGATCCTCCGCGACGGCTGCCGGAGCACCGTCATCTGTTCCGCCGACGCTTCAGCTTTGCGCGCCAACTCCCCGTCATCCCATGTAATCCCCGCGTAGGCGCCCTTCACCGCCTTGTCGGCGGCGTGGAAGAAGCTCCAGTCGAGGTTGAAGTTCTCGCTGCTGTCCCAGTTGCGTTGCCCGAAGGAGTTGGCGAAGCCGGCGTGCATGGCGCCGGCGGCGTAGATGCCGACCAGATCGCCATGCCGCGCCAGGGAACGGATCGCGGCCGTGGCGTCGGCCGCGGCGGGCAGCGCGGCGGCGACCCGTCGCGCGCTCGAACGCACCTCGGTGGCGTAGTGCAGGTACGGGTCCTCGGCGAGCTGCGCGCGCATGGCGCGCAGCTCGCCGATCAGGTGGGCGAGCCGGTCGCGGTCGCCCGCGGGATCGCCGCTCAGGGTCAGCGAACCGGCGGCGTGGCGCCGCCCCTCGATCAGGTCGACGCTGAGCGTCCGCTGCGTCACCGCGCCCGCCTGGCGGACCGCGCCGGCGTTGAAGCGCACGAACTCCGACTCCTCCCCGGCGAAGTAACAGGTGTAGATCTCCTCGCCGCGCAACAGCGGCGGGATGGCCTCGACGATGGTGGCGAACTCGGTCTGCATGGTGACGCGCGGGCTATGCGGCGGCGCCGCCGAAGACCTCGACGGCGCGGAACAGGCACGCCGGCGCGGCATGGCCGACGCGGATCACCTGGTTGGGTTCGCCCTTGCCGCACCACGGCGTCCCCAGCACCTGCAGGGTGTCCTCGCCGCCGACGCCCGCCAGGCTGCGCCAGAAGGTCGCGGAGATGCCGCGGTAGTTGGGATTCTTCACCACCTCGCCGAGCGCGCCGTCGACGATGCGCCGGCCCCACTCGCAGCCGAACTGGAACTTGTTGCGCGAGTCGTCGATCGACCACGAGCAGTTGGTCTCGACGTAGACGCCGCGCTCGACCGCGCCGACCAGCGCCGCCAGCGACTGATCGCCCGGCTCGAGGTTGAGATTCGCCATGCGATCGATCGGCGGCCGGTTCCAACTCG
It includes:
- a CDS encoding di-heme enzyme is translated as MRRILLLAALATLAAGPAVAETPYALQLPRGFPAPNIPADNPLTWEKIELGRFLFYDTRLSGNQTFACATCHQQALAFTDGRPRAVGSTGESHPRGSMSLANVAYAGTLAWNNPGLFALETQALIPMFGEHPIELGLTGREEELFARLKADARYRRLFAEAFPGEADPVSLDAITKAIASFERTLISGNSPYDRYALGLDDNAISASAKRGEVLFFDADFGAGVFRECSHCHGGFNFTASVDHSGTIAERPMHNNALYNLRCADFGLPDIDLPQCDTTPPATQCSGTGPQAMGCYPPDNTGAYSITGKSGDMGKFKAPTLRNIAVTGPYMHDGSIATLSEVLDHYAAGGRTISDGPYAGVGAASPARGQFIVRFNLTDKQRADLLAFFDALTDQDFLTNPRFADPFQPVACPGDCSLDGTVTVNDLVAAVGVSLGDTSLALCVAADEDADGAVSVGELIRAVRSLLDGCAA
- the dacB gene encoding D-alanyl-D-alanine carboxypeptidase/D-alanyl-D-alanine-endopeptidase, with the translated sequence MRRLSAAAAVAAVVLAATAARATEIDQRLATVLRQPGCRGAKVAALVVDAASGAELFAHDAETPLAPASNMKVLTAVAALAAFGPAHQFTTTVASDRPLDADGSVGVLALRGGGDPALTSEELWRLAADLQRRGLRRVRDGLLLDDSYFDGERWNPAWGAPSARAYHAPVSALTANYGAFSVEIAPPARAGLPARVSIDPPLPFFALSDAVRVGGDAPISVERDSDGGRERVRVGGSVRAGAAATTVQRSVTDPVRYTAALLRLQLAALGIAVEGPDRLGPLPPDYRELLAYRGQPLRDIAALLMKWSNNNIAEMLVKNLGARASGAPGSWASGIAAVRAQLAALGIEQNGLSMLDGSGLAAADRVTPRTLVSALRVARASFAFGAELAAALPIAGRDGTLAHRAGGALDRARAKTGMINGVASLSGYARAGDGRELVFSILNNESPAGDLAAVACNDAFVEALVQ
- a CDS encoding TldE/PmbA family protein, with the translated sequence MQTEFATIVEAIPPLLRGEEIYTCYFAGEESEFVRFNAGAVRQAGAVTQRTLSVDLIEGRRHAAGSLTLSGDPAGDRDRLAHLIGELRAMRAQLAEDPYLHYATEVRSSARRVAAALPAAADATAAIRSLARHGDLVGIYAAGAMHAGFANSFGQRNWDSSENFNLDWSFFHAADKAVKGAYAGITWDDGELARKAEASAEQMTVLRQPSRRIPPGRYRVYLAPAALWELMSVLGWGGFGLRAHRTKTTPLLKMIEEGVRLHPDVSLAEHTAEGIAPGFQDAGFIRPPRVSLIEGGSYRDCLVSPRSAIEYGVATNGASAGETPSSLEMAAGTLPLDRVLGELGTGIYVGNLWYLNFSDRAACRTTGMTRFATFWVEGGVIQSPIDVMRFDETVYRMLGERLIGLTAERELILDPGTYFQRSRDSARLPGALIDDFTLTL